A part of Cannabis sativa cultivar Pink pepper isolate KNU-18-1 chromosome 6, ASM2916894v1, whole genome shotgun sequence genomic DNA contains:
- the LOC115695198 gene encoding uncharacterized protein LOC115695198 yields MPEYNLSISPAEAVQVLKGLGSKVKWLEKIRTPADQRDRSKWCDFHNDHGHRTEECVSLRLEVINLLKRGHLVDHLTDKGKKTYQGQRDTIDNQRDVTPPMPPVLERTINVITCGSEVSGVTQSAAKKHAHQANLTKGETSRTSSLPEQTISFTTSESTRLLNPHHDALVISLYIANCLTKRILVDNGS; encoded by the coding sequence ATGCCCGAGTACAACTTGTCCATCTCACCTGCTGAGGCTGTTCAAGTACTTAAGGGGCTTGGAAGCAAAGTAAAGTGGCTTGAGAAGATCAGGACTCCAGCTGACCAGAGGGACAGAAGCAAGTGGTGTGACTTCCACAACGACCATGGCCACCGGACTGAAGAGTGCGTTTCCTTAAGATTAGAAGTAATCAACTTGCTAAAACGGGGCCACCTAGTTGACCACCTCACCGACAAAGGAAAGAAGACTTACCAGGGTCAGAGGGACACGATAGACAACCAGAGGGACGTGACACCGCCCATGCCACCTGTTCTTGAGAGAACGATCAACGTAATAACATGTGGCTCAGAAGTAAGTGGAGTCACCCAGTCAGCTGCAAAGAAACATGCACATCAGGCTAACTTGACCAAAGGGGAGACCAGCAGAACATCTTCCTTACCGGAGCAAACCATCAGCTTCACGACATCAGAATCAACTAGGCTTCTTAACCCTCATCATGATGCTCTTGTTATTTCTCTTTATATAGCTAATTGTTTGACTAAACGTATACTTGTCGATAATGGCAGTTAA